The Aquificaceae bacterium genome segment CTGTCAATCATGATTATATTATCGGCTATGTGGATGCCTTTTTCAAGGCAATAGACTCTCCAACCCTAACTCCAAGTTTTTCCTTAAGGTTTTCCATAGGTAGGAACACTTCCATAAGACCAAAACTTCCACACACAAGGGCAGGCTTACCTTTCTCCGCCTCAAGAAAGTAAGAAACCACTCTTAACTTCTGTCCTCTGAAATATCCCTCCTTATACCTGCCACAGGGCACATTGGTTATGCCATTACCAAAACGGTCAAAGTAGAGTATTTTTCCCAGCACTGTATCTCCCATATCTTCTGGCTCTTCCCATGAAAGTTTAAACTGATACTCTATTGGACTTCCAACCTCTTGAGGGGCTAAACCCTTACTTAACCACCCAGCTATAGGTGCAAACACATCTCTACCATGAAAG includes the following:
- a CDS encoding SAM-dependent chlorinase/fluorinase is translated as MRGFVAMLTDFGHKDGFVGVMKGVILGINPEVQLIDISHEVEPFNILHGALLLKAHFSYFPKGTIFLCVVDPGVGSERLPIVVSSGGYTFVGPYNGLFDLALKSIEDKPKAYKINMERFALSRINETFHGRDVFAPIAGWLSKGLAPQEVGSPIEYQFKLSWEEPEDMGDTVLGKILYFDRFGNGITNVPCGRYKEGYFRGQKLRVVSYFLEAEKGKPALVCGSFGLMEVFLPMENLKEKLGVRVGESIALKKAST